In one window of Janthinobacterium sp. 1_2014MBL_MicDiv DNA:
- a CDS encoding LysR family transcriptional regulator, whose product MVNTEKSLELRHFRCVLAVAHSLHFARAAAELGISPPALTKQVQETESLLGTRLFQRSKRAVTLTAAGELFVPEAARALEQLEQAQDVARRAGRGELGRLEIGYVASAAYAGVLQAQFARFRAAHPGIRIGAREYAMETLPELLDQGRLDLAFVRPPLRLPDGVASVVLLRDRFVLAVQADSPLARLGVVAPANLAQQAFIVPEQELGTVEFSRRGGYAPQVTSRPGSLLAVLTEVSLGVGCAIVPHSVMASVRLPGVEFRELAQPAISSEIAVAFRRHEQAPAARAFIAQLRAAALA is encoded by the coding sequence ATGGTGAATACAGAAAAATCGCTGGAGCTGCGGCATTTCCGCTGCGTGCTGGCCGTCGCGCACAGCCTGCATTTCGCGCGGGCCGCCGCCGAGCTGGGCATTTCGCCGCCCGCGCTGACCAAGCAGGTGCAGGAAACGGAAAGCCTGCTCGGCACGCGGCTGTTCCAGCGCAGCAAGCGCGCCGTGACCCTGACGGCCGCCGGCGAGCTGTTCGTGCCGGAAGCGGCGCGCGCGCTGGAACAGCTGGAACAGGCGCAGGACGTGGCGCGGCGCGCGGGCCGGGGCGAACTGGGACGGCTGGAAATCGGCTACGTGGCGTCGGCGGCCTATGCCGGCGTGCTGCAGGCGCAGTTTGCCCGCTTCCGGGCGGCGCACCCGGGCATCCGCATCGGCGCGCGCGAGTATGCGATGGAAACGCTGCCCGAGCTGCTCGACCAGGGCCGCCTCGACCTGGCCTTCGTGCGTCCGCCCCTGCGCCTGCCCGATGGCGTCGCCAGCGTCGTCTTGCTGCGCGACCGCTTCGTGCTGGCCGTGCAAGCCGACAGCCCGCTGGCCCGGCTCGGCGTGGTGGCGCCGGCGAACCTGGCGCAGCAGGCATTCATCGTGCCGGAACAGGAATTGGGCACCGTCGAGTTCAGCCGGCGCGGCGGCTATGCGCCGCAGGTGACGTCGCGCCCGGGCAGCCTGCTGGCCGTGCTGACGGAAGTGTCGCTGGGCGTCGGCTGCGCCATCGTGCCGCACTCGGTGATGGCCAGCGTGCGGCTGCCGGGTGTGGAATTTCGCGAACTGGCGCAGCCCGCGATCAGCTCGGAAATCGCCGTCGCCTTTCGCCGCCACGAACAGGCGCCGGCCGCGCGCGCCTTCATCGCCCAGCTGCGCGCGGCGGCGCTGGCCTGA